TCGACACTCGTTCAGTACCAATTCAGCGATTAAGTCAGTCATTAGTTCTCGGTCACGCGTCACTCTTCAATCTTCAAGTTATCTGCAACCTCTCTCGTACTTCGCGATCAACTCATTGTTAATTAAGTTAACCAGTGCGTGCTCCGACAGACTGCTATCACCAACATATCTCTGCGACCATCTTCAACTGTCAACCCACATTAACCATTTAACTATTAGTGGACCAAACTATTGCTTCAATCTATATTATAACTCGTGagtgctaattaattattgtttactttCGCTCCCTAGAATATTTTCCGAAATTGAACTGTGCCATACTATAAAGAATCCTTTCGATAAGGATTAATTGTCGGCTTCattttccaaataattataaacaactcCTCTAGGTACAACCCTCTTCCCTCCCTTGTGCCGCGATGAATTCTACAACACCTAAAGTGAGTAGACTCAGTGATTAAAACATCGTCGGTGAAATTAGAAAAGCCGGTATATTCGTGCTCAACGAAACTGTAGATTCCGCTAGCGAGCGTTCTATCGCTTGCCAGCGACATAAGTGAACAAAACTGTAGATTCCGCTAGCGAGCGTTCTATCGCTTGCCAGCGATATAAGAACAAAACCGTAGATTCCGCTAGCGAGCGTTCTATCGCTTGCCAGCGATATAAGTTAGTTAATCATTCACAAGCACGAATATACTCGACGGCCCTAATTTCCCTTGACGCAGAAAGATGCTTAACTAAGCGTTCACTCGCTTAACCAAGCGTTTATTTGTAGACCATCAAGAAGAATCGCCACCGCGctgggaaaaagaaaagagcaaAAATCCTCAAGGCTCAACAAAAAGCCCTAGAGCGGGCTTTCGAGGAGATTGAGAATTTCGTGGGCTACCCGCTGGAACACACCCCCCTTCCTCCTCCAGTCACAGACGCTCCGCCAGGAAGAGCAATCTCTTCCCTTGATCTGTTCCAAGAAGACACCGTCCCTTTGGAAAACTATAACCAGTTAACGTCTAACGCGCCCGAAATAATCACGCTTAGCGATTCCGATCACGATTCTCCGGAGTTGGAACCttcccctacagcatgaaatattgctgcaacgttgcagaaatattgcaatagtgcataatataaccaatattgcagaaatattgtagcaatattacaaatataatattccctagcaaatgttgcacaatattgcagcaatattacaaatgtaatatttcttagcagatgttgtgcaatattgtagcaatattacaaatgtaatatttcctaacagatattgcacaatatcgtggcaatattatattgcaaccgtgcaaaatttatttccgtataatccgtatttcttaatctagaactaacaataagtaatattttacatagttttaagggacaaataaaaaaatagagcaggatatttttattttaaatttttatgtaagattagagctaaaagatacatagatgtgcaacaaattctgtaatcacgacagcgttgcgtcccatactagattgagtgaagcaagtccagaagatattcactctgacttatatatataatacattaattaaacatgtgtgaaccatacatgcatgtgtaattctagcgtataaattgatcaggatgggcattttctggacttgcttcattccaatgcttacttaaatctagaatggaacgatattcgatatccgttggtgtatgttaatttaattaattacttttttaattaataatttttttaattattgtgccgtaacggtatgacaataaattcattttccgtttttcgtataatacacatcttacatattatttgattaatttaaccacctgcaacatttccttcatattgcgcattaacgtttcagaaatattacagcaatcttacaagaaatattgcagcaatattgctgaaatattacagaaatcttacggggaatattgcagaaatattgcagacatattgcacaatattgttttggagcggacataggaatattgctgcaatattgcagcaatattttctgcaatattccaatcttgcaaaataatatttctgcaacgttgcagcaatatttcatgctgtaggggttTAGATCCAACTGCGGAATACTATAGCGATGCAGTAGcacagattattatatttcctccagagaattaaataatacatgtaataatcctatacgttgttttattaataaatatatacatatatatatatatccagaTTCATTAATCTTAACTACATCAAGGTCATACTAACCAAATCCTACAAGGTTTTCCATCGGCAACAAGCTCTCGCCATACCCGGGTAGAGTTCGTGTAAGCGGGCTGCCCGAAATTTGAAAGGAGAGCTCCCGCGTCGGTCAGGCGACCGAGGCGTCGCGACGCACACATTGAGAAGAAATATCCCTAGACCCGGACGTTACACTAacataatgttttacatatattataataccatatatgtaatactacggccggtattcatagtcaaatcttatttaaagattgtctcaagcaatgtcttaagatgctaatacggctctgtgattggctgatggcatcttaaggcagtacttaagatgatcttaaatttaagatttgactatgaataccagtcTACTATATTGCTAGTCAAGCTGAAATACGAGCGACAACACCACGGTGCAGAGATAtagggtgtttacgataatggctatccgagtaattttctctaggaccgaaatatatgataagcacaaccatttactatcatcatgattcgtgacaactcaatgctgtccggtatagccaaatcatcacgagcaagttgtgagttgcgagttccgtgagtttgtagcaggtaacctaaaaagtacgacataaataatttgattattacaattaaaaataatctgtttttaatgtatggtaagattattaacttcattaaaatagtaattatataacacaatcatgtatttttaaagtattgtctaaagtaatatcagagattattttatttacaaatatttattttgtctatcaagtttctatcataacagtattatttcaaaacctaatataatattttaattaaacattgattctcaataaatgttattatttattaactaacatatatattagaaaagtcatcttttattaaacggatggtgttaacactttgaaacaaatgagataaattatgtaaaattactaaataaatcattattaataatattttttagattacaagtaaaataaaaatttaagtataaatatttttctttcttgtaacaactgttaatgataagttgcatgg
This genomic window from Monomorium pharaonis isolate MP-MQ-018 chromosome 8, ASM1337386v2, whole genome shotgun sequence contains:
- the LOC118647081 gene encoding uncharacterized protein LOC118647081 — protein: MNSTTPKTIKKNRHRAGKKKRAKILKAQQKALERAFEEIENFVGYPLEHTPLPPPVTDAPPGRAISSLDLFQEDTVPLENYNQLTSNAPEIITLSDSDHDSPELEPSPTA